The Gammaproteobacteria bacterium genome has a segment encoding these proteins:
- the wecB gene encoding UDP-N-acetylglucosamine 2-epimerase (non-hydrolyzing) — translation MKRKRIAVVIGTRPEAIKMAPVIHSLKKHPDLFEIVVISTSQHRQMLDQVFTLFEIVPDVDLSVMRPNQNLTDLTTLVLKAMSQTIDDVKPDLLLVQGDTTTVVAASLASFYKKIPVGHVEAGLRSHDKYSPFPEEINRQLASVLADIHFAPTALAKTKLLNEGIAEEKIVVTGNTVVDALTIQLEKPYQFDNTPLENIPFDDHRILFVTSHRRESWGTDLENTCAALKALVEAFPDLLIVYPVHMNPNVREPVMRLLDQVERVYLTDPIDYLTCINLMKRSYIILTDSGGIQEEAPAFKIPVLVLRELTERPEAFQAGMAKIVGTDRDKIFQEASFLLNDLSAYQSMTHGNNPYGDGHAADRIVKAISRWRQKGHTSLLESSEEFNPLRNL, via the coding sequence ATGAAGCGTAAGCGTATTGCTGTCGTAATTGGCACGCGTCCGGAAGCTATAAAAATGGCTCCTGTTATTCACTCTCTAAAAAAGCACCCAGACTTATTTGAGATCGTTGTTATTTCTACGTCTCAACATAGACAGATGCTTGATCAGGTTTTTACTCTGTTCGAAATTGTTCCAGATGTTGATCTTTCGGTCATGCGGCCTAATCAAAATCTGACAGATTTGACGACTCTTGTACTCAAGGCGATGAGCCAAACAATTGATGACGTTAAACCCGATTTATTGTTGGTTCAAGGCGATACGACGACAGTCGTTGCTGCATCATTAGCCAGTTTTTATAAAAAAATACCTGTAGGTCATGTAGAGGCGGGTTTGCGTAGTCATGACAAATACAGTCCTTTTCCTGAAGAGATAAACCGCCAATTGGCTTCGGTGTTGGCAGATATACACTTTGCACCTACTGCACTGGCTAAAACAAAATTGTTGAATGAAGGTATTGCAGAAGAAAAAATTGTTGTTACGGGGAATACAGTCGTTGATGCTTTGACCATTCAGCTTGAAAAACCGTATCAGTTCGATAATACACCACTCGAAAATATACCTTTCGATGACCATCGTATTCTTTTCGTGACTTCCCATCGACGAGAGTCCTGGGGAACGGATCTGGAAAATACATGTGCTGCACTCAAGGCGTTAGTGGAAGCCTTTCCTGATCTTTTAATTGTCTACCCCGTACACATGAATCCAAATGTGCGTGAGCCGGTCATGCGCTTGCTAGATCAGGTTGAGCGCGTATACCTCACTGACCCCATTGATTATTTAACCTGTATTAATTTGATGAAACGGTCTTATATCATTTTGACTGATTCTGGAGGAATTCAGGAAGAAGCTCCGGCCTTTAAAATACCGGTTTTAGTGTTACGTGAACTCACCGAGCGCCCTGAAGCATTCCAGGCCGGAATGGCGAAAATTGTTGGTACAGACCGAGATAAAATATTTCAGGAAGCAAGCTTTTTATTAAATGATTTGTCTGCGTACCAATCCATGACTCACGGTAACAACCCCTATGGTGATGGTCATGCGGCAGACAGAATTGTAAAAGCAATCAGTCGTTGGAGACAGAAAGGACACACCTCTCTTTTAGAATCATCGGAAGAGTTTAATCCCTTAAGGAACCTCTGA
- a CDS encoding DUF4434 domain-containing protein codes for MSVIVGMLFLAAPIIAKSDEVPAPRLQGTFVQLLSHHGDWTKSDWHELFDDFSALQLSQIIIQWSVIDDIAFYPSPHYSHLPKHPLEIVLKLADEHNIDVLVGLAYDTQYWAKVGSEPQDLEVYFNNFYERSSLAASEMRPLATKYSSFKGWYISEEIDDINWRSFESQQVLFHYLEKLTKHLRVLTPDKQVALSGFSNGALSPDSFQTFWSELLVRANVDTVLFQDGIGVNKLQLDNLHHYLKAMRNAALATGTELQAIIETFTQIAGIPIDNQPFQAVPAPLERIIQQLSIAAQYSEKNIAFSIPEYMTPKGGHKAEQLYKRYTEYF; via the coding sequence GTGAGCGTCATTGTAGGCATGCTTTTTTTAGCCGCTCCTATTATTGCTAAAAGTGATGAAGTGCCTGCTCCACGTCTACAAGGAACATTCGTCCAGTTGCTTTCGCATCATGGTGACTGGACAAAGAGTGATTGGCATGAATTATTTGATGACTTTAGTGCACTCCAACTGTCTCAGATTATTATTCAATGGTCTGTGATTGATGATATTGCATTTTACCCATCACCACACTATTCACATTTACCGAAACACCCCTTGGAAATAGTTCTCAAGCTAGCCGATGAACATAATATAGATGTACTTGTTGGCTTGGCCTATGACACCCAATATTGGGCGAAAGTGGGTAGTGAACCACAAGATCTTGAAGTGTATTTCAATAATTTTTATGAGCGCTCGTCTTTGGCTGCAAGTGAAATGCGCCCATTGGCAACGAAATACTCTTCATTCAAGGGGTGGTATATTTCAGAAGAAATTGATGATATAAATTGGCGTAGTTTTGAATCGCAACAAGTGTTGTTTCATTATCTGGAAAAATTGACTAAACACTTACGGGTTTTAACCCCTGACAAGCAAGTTGCTTTATCCGGTTTTTCAAATGGTGCTTTGAGTCCTGACAGTTTTCAAACATTTTGGAGTGAGTTACTTGTTCGCGCCAATGTTGATACGGTGCTGTTTCAAGATGGAATTGGTGTAAACAAACTGCAGTTAGACAACTTGCACCACTATCTTAAGGCGATGCGCAATGCCGCTTTAGCAACAGGAACTGAGTTACAAGCTATTATCGAAACTTTCACACAAATTGCAGGTATTCCAATCGACAATCAGCCATTTCAGGCAGTCCCTGCACCGCTGGAAAGAATTATTCAGCAACTTTCGATTGCGGCACAATACTCTGAAAAGAATATTGCCTTTAGTATTCCTGAGTATATGACCCCAAAAGGGGGGCACAAGGCAGAACAATTGTATAAACGTTACACTGAGTATTTTTGA
- a CDS encoding DUF1415 domain-containing protein, with protein sequence MLTENQVVTQTRQWVQDIVIRHNLCPFAYKPFRNDVIRYHVCMAAQEDAIVEALIDELKQLRGADREKLETTLLVTPNYFHRFDDYNQFLNIADALIKQFNLEGTIQIASFHPDYQFSDLEADDVRNYTNRSLYPMFHLILEKSIEEARESYPDVDVIPENNMKLLAEMGLEEVQRQWAACKSS encoded by the coding sequence ATGTTAACTGAAAATCAGGTGGTCACTCAAACACGTCAATGGGTGCAAGATATTGTAATACGTCATAACTTGTGTCCTTTTGCTTATAAACCTTTTCGTAACGATGTGATTCGTTATCATGTTTGTATGGCGGCTCAAGAGGATGCAATCGTAGAGGCTTTGATTGATGAGCTGAAACAGCTTCGCGGTGCTGATCGTGAAAAATTGGAGACGACTCTTCTTGTGACTCCCAACTATTTTCATCGTTTTGACGATTACAATCAGTTCCTTAATATCGCTGATGCTTTGATAAAGCAGTTTAATCTTGAGGGTACGATACAAATCGCCAGCTTCCATCCTGACTATCAATTTTCCGATTTGGAGGCGGATGATGTGCGTAATTATACTAACCGTTCACTTTATCCCATGTTTCACTTGATCCTGGAAAAAAGCATCGAAGAGGCGCGTGAAAGTTATCCCGATGTGGATGTCATTCCTGAAAACAATATGAAACTGCTGGCGGAGATGGGTCTGGAAGAGGTGCAGCGGCAGTGGGCTGCATGCAAGTCATCATAA
- the nrfB gene encoding phage adsorption protein NrfB, whose translation MLEYSDFIAYLLVSMKVLLIVVSIIFIISGLDDLFIDIYFMVRSLYRRYFVLPKYQALTENDLRRKPEKPIAVFVPAWDESAVIRPMLENTIKTLDYDNYYLFVGTYPNDLKTQQEVEKVSRNHKNVHCIVCPHDGPTNKADCLNWINLGIRQFEKQNNIHFNIFVMQDCEDVIHPLCYKLFNYLVPRKDMVQLPVLSLKTKWYQFTGGHYIDEFAQGHYKDITVREHLNRSIPAAGTGCAFSRRAIDCVGNSNDNQVFSLNSLTEDYDFGFRLKEHGLKQIFVKFSIKRMITTKGFFTGKLKRKEVDEYVCIREYFPATLRAAVKQKSRWVVGIVFQGWANLGWKGGLSTKYMLFRDRKALVTNLANVLAYLIVFTIVGIWIFTWVNPDAYRFPAILEQGSWLWYLILINIVFLIARIFQRAYCVQRLYGWQQAFLSFPRMIWGNVINFLATCRAIKLYVNYLLTGKSIAWDKTDHHYPTESELAAATHSSQSTPGRLIEGRVQSQISQKV comes from the coding sequence ATGTTGGAATACAGCGATTTTATTGCGTATTTGCTGGTGTCAATGAAAGTGCTGCTGATTGTTGTCAGCATCATTTTTATTATCAGTGGTTTAGATGATCTGTTTATTGATATCTATTTTATGGTGCGAAGTTTATATCGACGTTACTTTGTTTTACCTAAGTATCAAGCACTCACTGAGAATGATCTTCGGCGGAAGCCAGAAAAACCGATTGCTGTATTCGTTCCAGCATGGGATGAATCTGCGGTTATTCGGCCTATGTTGGAGAATACGATAAAAACTTTGGACTATGACAACTACTATCTTTTTGTGGGTACTTACCCTAATGACTTGAAGACGCAGCAAGAAGTGGAAAAAGTCAGTAGAAATCATAAAAATGTACACTGTATTGTTTGCCCTCATGATGGGCCAACGAATAAAGCTGATTGCCTTAACTGGATTAATTTGGGGATCAGGCAATTCGAAAAACAGAATAATATTCATTTCAATATTTTTGTTATGCAAGATTGCGAAGATGTTATTCATCCCTTGTGTTACAAGCTTTTTAATTACCTTGTTCCGCGAAAGGATATGGTTCAATTACCGGTTTTGTCATTAAAAACCAAGTGGTATCAATTTACTGGTGGCCACTATATTGATGAGTTTGCTCAAGGTCATTACAAGGATATTACTGTCAGAGAGCACCTTAATCGCAGTATTCCAGCAGCAGGAACTGGGTGCGCATTCAGTCGTCGAGCAATTGATTGCGTGGGAAATTCAAATGATAACCAAGTCTTTAGTCTGAATTCGTTGACTGAAGATTATGATTTTGGTTTCCGTTTAAAAGAGCATGGCCTGAAACAAATTTTTGTAAAATTTTCCATTAAACGGATGATAACAACAAAGGGCTTTTTTACGGGCAAGCTAAAACGTAAAGAGGTTGATGAGTATGTGTGTATCCGTGAATATTTTCCTGCAACACTCCGAGCGGCAGTGAAGCAGAAATCCCGTTGGGTTGTGGGTATTGTTTTCCAAGGTTGGGCAAACCTTGGCTGGAAAGGGGGTTTGAGCACAAAGTATATGTTATTTCGTGATCGCAAAGCTTTGGTGACAAATCTTGCTAATGTTTTGGCTTATTTGATCGTATTCACGATTGTGGGCATATGGATTTTTACTTGGGTGAATCCAGATGCTTATCGTTTTCCAGCCATTTTAGAACAAGGCAGCTGGCTTTGGTATTTGATTTTAATCAATATCGTTTTTTTAATTGCTCGAATTTTTCAGCGCGCTTATTGTGTGCAACGTCTCTATGGTTGGCAGCAAGCATTTCTCTCTTTTCCACGCATGATTTGGGGTAACGTTATCAATTTTTTAGCGACCTGCCGAGCGATCAAGCTTTATGTGAATTATTTGCTGACAGGTAAGAGTATTGCGTGGGATAAAACTGATCACCATTACCCCACTGAGTCAGAGTTGGCCGCCGCAACTCACTCATCTCAATCGACCCCAGGTCGCTTGATTGAAGGTCGTGTTCAGTCACAAATAAGTCAGAAAGTATGA
- a CDS encoding pentapeptide repeat-containing protein, with protein sequence MNIRPKITDDPMYQLLREENIKEFNAQRKSGKKLDFSYCDFRNLDLRGMDAEGIDFNHAYFRQSDLRGIDFSQSRMEGTSINSARISGTYFPLALSADEITLSLLHGTRMRYHYHRK encoded by the coding sequence ATGAATATCAGGCCTAAAATCACTGATGATCCGATGTATCAATTACTTCGGGAAGAAAACATCAAAGAATTTAATGCGCAAAGAAAAAGTGGTAAAAAACTCGATTTTAGTTATTGTGATTTTCGCAACCTTGACTTAAGAGGCATGGATGCCGAAGGCATTGATTTTAATCATGCTTACTTTCGTCAGTCCGACTTGCGTGGTATAGATTTTTCACAGAGCCGCATGGAAGGCACAAGCATCAACTCCGCACGAATCTCTGGAACTTATTTTCCTTTAGCTCTCTCGGCGGATGAAATCACGCTTTCACTCTTGCATGGCACGCGAATGCGCTATCATTATCATCGAAAGTAA
- a CDS encoding DUF2334 domain-containing protein: MSEEHRKMLGFGDDHGKKHDDDHKHDKKKDKKHCKKEHKGENLKQCIRDHKDSPVIDPTPVDPTPVDQRALILYDAPAGVPMQKLGLSQAIMLKNLLGHFPMDVEMKRIADYVAGEVESYDALFYLGSYYNNSAPSSFHSDVSTTNTTVVWFKYNLWDLAWNTAYGFSEKFGINLIESRGFDTPPSPSNSEPGFFDTVMYKGLPFKKFYAYDATTQAISADPDIGIVKVSDPAKATTLVEIVNSGTNERAPYITNSANFWYVADIPLSFIGPRDRYLVFSDMLHDILEIPHEENRRAMVRFEDISAKTSSVALNQLSDYLSAKQIPFTMAVVPIYRDPLGVFNNGVAEEIPISEAPNLLDSLQYATARGGHVLMHGVTHQYSDMQNPTSGVTADDYEFWDVVNNRPVSEDSVAWTADRIQAGRDVFASVGITPYAWETPHYQGSPNTYAALGAGATRYERSFYYTSTNPQLNLDTNNPDRDFSIGQFFPYIIESDHYGQKVLPENLGNFVYDIGQNANVVMWNDLYENAKYAFVVRDGFASFYFHPFWLEPEFNVPGLEDLNKLVEGITGLGYQWVSGRDLVEE, translated from the coding sequence ATGTCTGAAGAACATCGTAAAATGCTAGGGTTTGGCGATGATCATGGTAAAAAGCATGACGACGATCATAAGCATGACAAGAAAAAAGATAAGAAACACTGTAAGAAAGAACATAAAGGTGAAAATCTAAAGCAGTGCATAAGAGATCATAAGGATAGTCCCGTTATTGATCCGACACCGGTTGATCCAACACCCGTTGATCAGCGTGCTTTGATTCTCTATGACGCACCGGCTGGAGTGCCTATGCAAAAACTGGGGCTGTCCCAGGCAATTATGCTTAAAAACCTGCTTGGCCATTTTCCAATGGATGTAGAAATGAAGCGGATTGCAGATTACGTAGCAGGCGAAGTTGAATCTTATGATGCGCTTTTTTATCTTGGGAGCTACTACAATAACTCTGCCCCAAGCAGCTTCCATTCCGATGTTTCAACCACCAATACAACGGTTGTTTGGTTTAAATATAACTTATGGGATCTGGCTTGGAACACCGCTTATGGTTTTAGTGAAAAGTTTGGTATCAACTTAATTGAATCCAGAGGATTTGATACACCGCCATCACCCAGTAATTCTGAGCCTGGTTTCTTTGATACCGTTATGTATAAAGGTTTACCATTCAAGAAGTTTTATGCTTATGATGCTACGACACAAGCAATTTCTGCAGACCCAGATATCGGCATCGTCAAAGTCAGTGATCCTGCTAAAGCGACAACACTCGTAGAGATCGTTAATAGCGGCACAAACGAACGTGCACCCTATATTACGAACTCTGCAAACTTCTGGTATGTTGCTGATATTCCACTTTCATTTATTGGCCCGAGAGATCGTTATTTAGTATTCAGTGATATGCTTCATGACATCTTGGAAATTCCACATGAAGAAAACCGTCGTGCCATGGTTCGTTTTGAGGATATCAGTGCTAAAACTAGCTCAGTGGCCTTAAATCAGCTCAGTGACTATCTGAGTGCCAAACAGATTCCATTTACAATGGCTGTTGTTCCGATCTATAGAGATCCACTCGGTGTCTTTAATAATGGTGTTGCGGAGGAAATTCCTATTTCTGAAGCTCCGAACTTGCTAGATTCATTGCAATATGCAACGGCTCGTGGTGGTCATGTTTTGATGCACGGTGTGACTCATCAATACAGTGATATGCAGAACCCAACTTCCGGTGTAACGGCAGATGATTATGAGTTTTGGGATGTTGTGAATAATCGACCTGTCAGTGAAGATTCTGTTGCTTGGACGGCAGATAGAATTCAGGCTGGGCGGGATGTGTTTGCAAGCGTAGGGATTACACCTTATGCATGGGAAACACCACACTATCAAGGTTCGCCCAATACTTATGCCGCACTGGGTGCGGGTGCAACGCGTTATGAGCGGTCATTCTATTACACCTCAACAAATCCGCAGTTAAATCTCGATACAAACAACCCTGATCGTGATTTTTCAATCGGTCAATTCTTTCCCTACATTATTGAATCCGATCATTATGGTCAAAAGGTTCTTCCTGAAAACCTCGGAAATTTTGTCTATGACATTGGTCAAAATGCAAATGTTGTAATGTGGAATGATCTTTATGAAAATGCAAAATATGCATTTGTCGTTCGCGATGGTTTTGCTTCCTTTTACTTTCATCCTTTTTGGTTGGAACCAGAGTTTAATGTTCCTGGTCTGGAAGATTTAAACAAGTTGGTAGAAGGTATTACAGGGTTAGGTTATCAATGGGTAAGTGGTCGTGATTTGGTAGAAGAGTAA
- a CDS encoding tetratricopeptide repeat protein gives MSVRKPSSFSLVLVVILSLCHIFSKLGYAADEPVFGEGFIESQRHSVSEESWLKQQIRHFRSYPHLDRAYRLIESENYSKALGELERYLAIDPQDVGARLSYVIVLYKLKEYESVINATNTLLEEQPDNYEALKYQAYAYQHLNRLEEAVSAINMIEKSGSMSMENRQFALNMSVDIFLGQKKYKEASGELEKYLAIYPQDVAARLSYIIVLYKQEKYREVINAANTLLEDQPDSYETLKYQAYAYQHLNRTNEAVSVLEMISMHQQASQSDRQFSLNMIVDLLVSQKRYVKALSVHHQITESTVNFKYYYRLGVLYYELKQLNEATSAYVQAYQLAVENQDKFSVLMALGEIAKKRKSRQEAENYFISAASLAPKNRRAIREVANLAYQQKKYGKAVHWIRKALSDKEDRADREFLAHALYSQKRYPSAIQEYTKLLEKIKNRETLYRVRMGLGYAYFHIGQMNQAEHAFSRSINLAQSNPQKYDAHIALGYLAKQRKDWIKADKHYQAALKSNSSSTVPMWAMADIAQEQANYEIAIDWFNKALKVDTNQSDQGRLAYAHQALGVSLYQQKKWMSALEQFQVVSTMQNDNSRTFLYMAFSYKQLGDDAEAVKYMNKALANPEQLTQVELGSLYGELGYLYAGVGQHRDSIKALDKSLSYRDDNEVILNRSSLYRLVGNFDKAQQDLEGLDGKVLTRKLQLNRLNQLALIYAEKEQYVSAINALLRAESLSSSAKQQYRLATYYRRLGDIEKATHYLEQAASGKPDNSQYAASLGYLLMNEERYDEAGRLFEGIVKREPSFPQIYQNLGYAQARNMNNDGAVRWFKQGVDSQASDEQKNLESDVMRREISKITNRYDFSFYQVYRSNISEQGAVSPSLGGGAIPSQGGVNFTYQPPVIGFRDDRVFQLFARVLWNTAPKTLRLNNDSLQGGIGLRYKPLRKHGLFFGIEKLFEIGDNSIDDWLARAQYSWNKKFIGDIKSDDDYYYLSLYGDFGIFRRSSTEQIFSWEAGFGKEIQLGSGLSVSPHLVANGQYQNPDINNGSYAEAGLGISMKYLFGGSQYQADTSSAELRIQYKGEIENYASGWMITGVLQY, from the coding sequence ATGTCAGTGCGTAAACCAAGCTCTTTTTCTTTAGTGTTGGTGGTTATTTTATCTCTGTGCCATATATTCAGCAAACTAGGCTATGCGGCCGACGAGCCCGTATTTGGTGAAGGTTTTATTGAAAGCCAGAGGCATAGTGTTTCTGAGGAAAGCTGGTTAAAACAGCAAATTCGGCATTTTCGTAGTTATCCACATCTGGATCGTGCTTATCGATTAATTGAATCTGAAAATTATTCAAAAGCTTTAGGGGAATTAGAGCGGTATTTAGCTATTGACCCGCAGGATGTGGGCGCACGACTGAGCTATGTGATTGTTCTTTATAAGCTGAAAGAGTACGAATCAGTTATTAATGCGACGAATACTCTTCTTGAGGAGCAACCTGATAATTATGAAGCATTGAAATATCAGGCGTACGCCTATCAGCACCTTAATCGTCTTGAGGAGGCTGTGAGTGCTATAAATATGATTGAAAAAAGTGGCTCGATGAGCATGGAAAACCGCCAGTTTGCCTTAAATATGTCTGTAGATATCTTTTTAGGTCAAAAAAAATATAAGGAAGCATCAGGAGAGCTGGAGAAGTATCTGGCTATTTACCCACAGGATGTGGCTGCACGTTTGAGTTATATAATTGTTCTTTATAAACAAGAAAAATACAGGGAAGTCATCAATGCTGCAAATACTCTTCTTGAAGATCAGCCAGATAGTTATGAAACATTAAAATATCAGGCGTATGCCTACCAACACCTCAACCGCACCAATGAGGCTGTAAGTGTTCTTGAGATGATTTCAATGCATCAACAAGCCAGTCAGAGTGACCGTCAGTTTTCTTTGAATATGATTGTAGATCTCTTAGTCAGTCAAAAGAGGTATGTGAAAGCATTGTCAGTGCATCATCAGATCACTGAAAGTACAGTAAATTTTAAATATTATTACCGTTTAGGTGTTCTTTATTATGAGCTCAAACAATTAAATGAAGCGACATCTGCCTATGTGCAGGCCTATCAATTGGCAGTAGAAAATCAGGATAAATTTTCAGTTCTAATGGCATTAGGCGAAATTGCAAAAAAACGAAAAAGCAGGCAGGAGGCAGAAAACTATTTTATTTCTGCGGCGAGCCTTGCACCAAAAAACAGACGGGCTATTCGTGAGGTTGCTAATCTGGCGTACCAGCAAAAAAAATATGGTAAAGCAGTGCATTGGATACGCAAAGCGCTGAGTGACAAAGAGGATCGTGCTGATCGTGAGTTTTTGGCTCATGCGCTATATAGCCAAAAGCGGTACCCTTCTGCAATTCAGGAATATACCAAGCTCCTTGAGAAAATAAAAAACAGAGAAACACTTTACCGAGTGAGAATGGGGCTTGGGTACGCTTACTTCCATATTGGACAAATGAATCAAGCAGAACACGCATTTTCAAGAAGTATAAACTTGGCTCAAAGTAACCCTCAAAAATATGATGCTCATATTGCGTTAGGGTATTTGGCAAAACAGCGTAAAGACTGGATCAAAGCTGATAAACACTATCAGGCTGCACTCAAATCGAATTCATCAAGTACGGTACCAATGTGGGCGATGGCAGATATAGCTCAAGAGCAGGCAAATTATGAAATAGCCATTGACTGGTTTAATAAAGCGTTAAAGGTTGATACCAATCAAAGCGATCAAGGGCGTCTTGCTTACGCACACCAGGCATTGGGTGTTTCGCTTTATCAGCAGAAGAAGTGGATGTCTGCACTGGAGCAGTTTCAAGTCGTCTCAACAATGCAGAACGATAATTCACGGACTTTTCTTTATATGGCATTTTCTTATAAACAATTGGGGGATGATGCTGAAGCAGTGAAATATATGAACAAAGCTTTAGCTAACCCTGAACAATTGACGCAAGTTGAGTTAGGAAGTTTATACGGTGAATTGGGGTATTTGTATGCGGGTGTCGGTCAACATAGAGATTCGATCAAGGCTCTGGATAAATCTTTAAGCTATCGTGATGATAATGAGGTGATCTTAAATCGCAGCAGTCTGTATCGCTTGGTCGGTAATTTCGATAAAGCACAGCAAGACTTAGAAGGTCTTGATGGAAAAGTATTAACCCGTAAATTACAGTTGAATCGCTTAAATCAACTGGCATTGATATATGCTGAAAAGGAGCAATATGTATCTGCAATAAATGCGTTATTAAGGGCGGAAAGCTTAAGCAGCTCAGCTAAGCAGCAATATCGGCTTGCTACCTATTACAGGAGACTGGGCGATATCGAAAAAGCGACCCATTACCTCGAGCAAGCAGCATCTGGAAAACCAGATAACAGCCAGTATGCCGCATCTTTAGGGTATCTCCTCATGAACGAGGAGCGCTATGATGAAGCGGGAAGGTTATTTGAAGGTATCGTTAAGCGTGAACCTAGCTTTCCTCAAATTTATCAGAATCTGGGCTATGCACAAGCTCGAAATATGAATAATGATGGAGCAGTACGCTGGTTCAAACAGGGAGTTGATAGTCAGGCGAGTGATGAGCAGAAAAATTTAGAAAGTGATGTCATGCGAAGGGAGATCAGCAAGATCACGAATCGTTATGACTTTTCTTTTTACCAAGTGTATCGCTCAAATATAAGCGAGCAGGGGGCTGTATCTCCTTCTCTTGGCGGAGGTGCGATACCTTCGCAAGGTGGAGTTAACTTTACTTACCAACCTCCTGTTATTGGTTTTCGTGATGACCGTGTTTTTCAACTATTTGCTCGTGTTTTGTGGAATACAGCACCGAAAACACTTAGGTTAAATAATGACTCTTTACAGGGCGGTATCGGCTTGCGTTATAAGCCGTTGAGAAAGCATGGTCTATTTTTTGGCATTGAAAAGCTTTTTGAAATTGGTGACAATTCTATAGATGACTGGCTTGCTCGTGCCCAATACTCCTGGAATAAAAAGTTTATCGGTGATATAAAGAGTGATGATGATTATTACTATTTATCCCTTTATGGTGATTTTGGGATTTTCAGACGCAGCTCTACAGAACAAATATTTTCTTGGGAAGCTGGGTTCGGAAAAGAAATTCAACTGGGTTCAGGTCTCTCTGTGTCACCACACCTCGTAGCAAATGGACAATATCAAAATCCTGATATTAATAATGGTTCATATGCAGAGGCTGGGCTGGGTATATCTATGAAATATCTGTTTGGTGGAAGCCAGTATCAAGCAGATACGTCATCTGCTGAATTACGGATTCAGTATAAAGGTGAAATTGAAAACTACGCTTCTGGCTGGATGATAACTGGTGTCTTACAATACTGA
- a CDS encoding ParB N-terminal domain-containing protein — protein sequence MNVFEIPVLKIALEDSLYRFNRLFQWSEIKLHHAPLESTFQRLGVLQPLLVKKVSGQYHLVDGFKRLAYLIENKISLVSCTVLLESELDDDCCDASVFNIALHESGLNRESRFVDKLRCVVSAIQSGVSREQILELFLPALGLDAHDRVLRRLESIAKLPEVVLGFCGEKSFSMKQCYHLTRHPSGVVDLVFSWRPQLFLTAAVVNELCESLKDHLRAHELTIDEFRQDHEVFSLLSSNLSPQEKTKQLRQLIRLRRYPLLTKINQEMVESKAAMKLPPSANLVWDSTLENRELKMMFAVKEPEEWQEVVERLQSGEVNQGVQELFRHL from the coding sequence ATGAATGTTTTCGAGATTCCTGTTTTAAAAATTGCTCTTGAAGACTCTTTGTATCGCTTCAATCGTCTGTTTCAATGGAGTGAAATCAAGCTTCATCATGCACCGCTTGAAAGTACTTTTCAGAGGCTGGGGGTATTGCAGCCGCTCTTGGTTAAAAAAGTTTCAGGCCAATATCATTTGGTGGATGGTTTTAAGCGACTGGCCTATTTAATTGAAAACAAAATCAGTTTGGTATCATGCACTGTTTTATTGGAAAGTGAGCTGGATGATGACTGTTGTGATGCGAGTGTTTTTAATATTGCTTTGCATGAGTCTGGGCTAAATAGAGAAAGCCGGTTTGTTGATAAGTTGCGCTGTGTTGTCTCAGCGATACAGTCGGGTGTTTCTCGCGAGCAGATATTAGAACTTTTTTTGCCCGCACTGGGTCTGGATGCGCATGATCGAGTTTTAAGGCGTTTGGAAAGTATTGCAAAACTTCCTGAGGTCGTACTGGGATTTTGCGGTGAAAAAAGCTTTTCTATGAAACAGTGTTACCACTTAACTCGCCATCCATCGGGCGTTGTTGATCTGGTTTTTTCATGGCGGCCACAGCTTTTTCTAACAGCGGCCGTTGTCAACGAATTGTGTGAATCGTTGAAAGATCACTTGCGAGCTCATGAGTTGACGATTGATGAATTCCGTCAGGATCATGAAGTTTTTTCACTATTGAGTTCAAACTTGAGTCCACAAGAAAAAACAAAACAACTGCGCCAATTGATTCGTTTGCGTCGTTATCCACTGTTGACTAAAATCAATCAGGAAATGGTGGAGTCAAAAGCTGCAATGAAGTTACCGCCTTCCGCAAATTTAGTCTGGGATTCGACGCTGGAAAATCGTGAACTCAAAATGATGTTTGCCGTGAAAGAGCCTGAAGAGTGGCAAGAAGTGGTTGAACGCTTGCAGTCTGGTGAGGTAAATCAAGGTGTTCAAGAGCTGTTTAGGCACTTATAA